The proteins below come from a single Natrinema sp. SYSU A 869 genomic window:
- a CDS encoding conditioned medium-induced protein 4: protein MNDKTEELRDIFTDVTDGEETVTESQENTRGSIERDERSDEERLESVVQQMRERYEFETALSDEELLTVARGFYDDRSDEEIADELNVDTDEVFEARLSLHLAAEGDADEVDLAAIRDREEDNTTLAEEYDVTEARIRRYRRVAEAKDQSRAANDRYRDEFNSILADADLSERMTSDLREDGLEDATEGMETEVDF, encoded by the coding sequence ATGAACGACAAAACCGAGGAGCTCCGGGATATCTTCACTGACGTCACCGACGGCGAGGAGACCGTCACCGAATCACAGGAAAATACCCGTGGTTCCATCGAGCGAGACGAGCGATCGGACGAGGAACGCCTCGAGAGCGTCGTCCAACAGATGCGCGAGCGGTACGAGTTCGAGACAGCCCTCTCGGACGAGGAGTTGCTCACGGTCGCCAGAGGCTTCTACGACGACCGGAGTGACGAAGAAATCGCTGATGAACTGAACGTCGACACCGACGAGGTCTTCGAGGCCCGACTGTCGCTGCATCTCGCGGCCGAGGGCGATGCCGACGAGGTCGACCTCGCGGCGATCCGCGACCGCGAGGAAGACAATACGACGCTGGCCGAGGAGTACGACGTCACCGAGGCCCGGATCCGCCGCTATCGACGCGTTGCCGAAGCAAAAGACCAGTCTCGAGCGGCGAACGACCGGTACCGCGACGAGTTCAACAGTATCCTCGCCGATGCCGACCTCTCCGAGCGGATGACATCCGATCTCCGCGAGGACGGCCTCGAGGACGCGACGGAGGGGATGGAGACTGAGGTAGACTTCTAA
- a CDS encoding (Fe-S)-binding protein: MNVLAQSDVARETYWGISSVEYAVFYLLAFTAIAVFTYGVYQRFSRYAEGDDDSFPRLNDLQNRIVSATKIALSNEKQFNRDLYGGLMHSFILWGFLTLFVATLILMAEEYAAEKILHMSFWNGDFYLAYQFMVDALGLLFVVGIGMAMYRRYWVRNHRLWDRHTSTEDDAFIWILFALGVGGFLLEGLRVYSAGIPDHEIVSFVSYGMALGFDAIGLPTLGAQEAGLNGGGLNVENLHWLAWWSHSLLAFFFIAWIPYAKPFHMISSFANVVTRDEKAGQRLPNVPSDLDATNAESIDDFTWKEILDQDACTKCGRCSSVCPAKSSDRPLDPRNVILDLKSYREDLDAGGEEQPIIADGGTSVINSETMESCMACMACMDACPVEIEHLKSFTRLNRQMTDQGDVDSNMQDVFQNVMQNGNTFGNSPRNRGDWADELEFDVTDAREEEVDYLWYVGDFPSYDERNKQVARSLATILKEADVSFGILFDDEKFDGNDIRRVGEELLYVELAGHHVETWEDCEFDKIVCTDPHSYNTFKNEYPEVNFDEFADDPMMPFEYEDQWNEDGEIDVLHWTQAVEELVDDGTLDLDGTELDYTVTYHDPCHLGRYNDEYEAPRELIKATGCTLDEMPRNRSNSFCCGGGGGGLWMDFEEEPKPSEERIREALEDTDAGSGIEKFVVACPMCMTMYEDGRKTGDYEDEIEIVDVAELIVEAIGKEDEAQVEVAAD; encoded by the coding sequence ATGAACGTCTTAGCACAGTCAGACGTGGCCAGGGAGACGTACTGGGGGATTTCCAGCGTCGAATACGCGGTGTTTTACCTCCTCGCGTTTACCGCTATCGCCGTCTTCACGTACGGCGTCTATCAGCGGTTCTCCCGCTATGCTGAGGGGGACGACGACTCGTTCCCGCGGCTCAACGACCTGCAGAACCGTATCGTGAGCGCGACCAAGATCGCACTTTCGAACGAGAAACAGTTCAACAGGGATCTCTACGGTGGTCTGATGCATTCCTTTATTCTGTGGGGATTCCTGACGCTATTCGTCGCGACACTTATCCTGATGGCCGAAGAGTACGCCGCGGAGAAGATTCTCCATATGTCGTTTTGGAATGGTGATTTCTATCTCGCCTACCAGTTCATGGTCGACGCACTGGGGCTCCTCTTCGTCGTCGGCATCGGGATGGCGATGTACCGACGCTACTGGGTCCGCAACCATCGCCTCTGGGATCGACACACCTCCACCGAGGATGACGCCTTCATCTGGATCCTGTTCGCGCTCGGCGTCGGTGGCTTCCTCCTCGAGGGGCTGCGCGTCTACAGCGCCGGGATTCCGGACCACGAGATCGTCAGCTTCGTCTCCTACGGCATGGCACTTGGTTTCGACGCGATCGGGCTCCCGACACTGGGTGCCCAGGAGGCCGGGCTCAACGGTGGCGGCCTGAACGTCGAGAACCTCCACTGGCTCGCGTGGTGGTCCCACTCGCTGCTTGCCTTCTTCTTCATCGCCTGGATTCCCTACGCTAAGCCGTTCCATATGATCTCCTCGTTCGCGAACGTTGTCACGCGCGACGAGAAAGCGGGACAGCGCCTGCCCAACGTCCCGTCGGATCTGGATGCAACCAACGCCGAATCCATCGACGACTTCACCTGGAAGGAAATCCTGGACCAGGACGCCTGTACCAAGTGCGGCCGTTGTTCCTCCGTCTGTCCGGCCAAGTCCTCCGACCGCCCGCTGGACCCGCGGAACGTCATCCTCGACTTGAAGTCCTACCGCGAGGATCTCGATGCCGGCGGCGAGGAGCAACCCATCATCGCCGACGGCGGCACGAGCGTCATCAACTCGGAGACCATGGAGTCCTGCATGGCCTGTATGGCCTGTATGGACGCCTGCCCCGTCGAGATCGAGCATCTCAAGAGCTTTACCCGACTCAACCGACAGATGACCGATCAGGGCGACGTCGACTCCAACATGCAGGACGTCTTCCAGAACGTCATGCAAAACGGCAACACGTTCGGCAACTCGCCGCGCAACCGCGGCGACTGGGCCGACGAACTCGAGTTCGACGTCACCGACGCCCGCGAGGAGGAAGTCGACTACCTCTGGTACGTCGGCGACTTCCCGAGCTACGACGAGCGCAACAAGCAGGTCGCCCGTTCGCTGGCGACCATCCTCAAGGAGGCCGACGTCAGCTTCGGTATCCTCTTCGACGACGAGAAGTTCGACGGCAACGACATCCGCCGCGTCGGCGAGGAGTTGCTCTACGTCGAACTCGCTGGTCACCACGTCGAAACGTGGGAGGACTGCGAGTTCGATAAAATCGTCTGCACTGACCCCCACTCCTACAACACGTTCAAGAACGAGTATCCGGAGGTCAACTTCGACGAGTTCGCCGACGACCCGATGATGCCCTTCGAGTACGAAGACCAGTGGAACGAAGACGGCGAGATCGACGTGCTCCACTGGACTCAGGCCGTCGAAGAGCTCGTCGACGACGGCACCCTCGATCTGGACGGAACCGAACTCGATTACACGGTCACCTACCACGATCCGTGTCACCTCGGCCGGTATAACGACGAGTACGAGGCCCCGCGCGAACTCATCAAAGCGACAGGCTGTACGTTAGACGAGATGCCCCGCAACCGCAGCAACTCCTTCTGTTGTGGCGGCGGCGGTGGCGGCCTCTGGATGGACTTCGAGGAAGAGCCCAAACCCAGTGAGGAGCGCATTCGAGAAGCGCTCGAGGACACCGATGCCGGCAGCGGCATCGAGAAGTTCGTCGTCGCCTGTCCGATGTGCATGACGATGTACGAGGACGGCCGCAAGACCGGCGACTACGAGGACGAGATCGAGATTGTCGACGTCGCCGAACTCATCGTCGAGGCCATCGGCAAGGAAGACGAAGCGCAGGTCGAAGTCGCTGCTGACTGA
- a CDS encoding L-threonylcarbamoyladenylate synthase yields the protein MSELDRAADAIESGALVVYPTETVYGLAAAALEPNAVERVFEVKGRDRSKPLSLAVPSVPSALQYVRATERERRFMATFLPGPVTVLCRRREAVPDELTAGRDRVGVRVPDHDLALALCERAGTPITATSANVSGRESARRLADLDPEIREAAAVVLDGGDEQGSSARQTGSDDCETDGTESTVVNVSSETIHRRGAQAAEIEAWLEDS from the coding sequence ATGAGCGAACTCGACCGCGCGGCCGACGCGATCGAATCGGGGGCCCTCGTCGTCTATCCCACCGAGACCGTCTACGGCCTCGCCGCAGCGGCGCTCGAGCCCAACGCCGTCGAACGCGTCTTCGAGGTGAAGGGCCGCGACCGCTCGAAACCGCTCTCCCTCGCGGTACCCTCGGTCCCGTCGGCGCTGCAGTACGTCCGCGCGACCGAGCGGGAGCGGCGGTTCATGGCGACGTTTCTCCCTGGCCCCGTAACAGTCCTCTGTCGGCGGCGTGAGGCCGTCCCGGACGAACTCACGGCGGGCCGCGACCGCGTCGGCGTCCGCGTGCCGGATCACGACCTCGCGCTTGCACTCTGTGAGCGGGCCGGCACACCGATCACCGCGACGAGCGCGAACGTCAGCGGCCGGGAGAGTGCCCGGCGGCTCGCAGATCTGGACCCCGAAATCCGCGAGGCGGCCGCGGTCGTCCTCGACGGCGGCGACGAGCAGGGCTCGTCGGCCCGTCAGACGGGGTCTGACGACTGCGAAACGGACGGCACCGAAAGCACCGTCGTCAACGTCTCGAGCGAGACGATCCACCGACGCGGGGCGCAGGCCGCCGAGATCGAGGCCTGGCTCGAGGACTCGTAA
- a CDS encoding hemolysin family protein produces the protein MALSPLFAVPLAAYEVPVVGIGFDQSIVTTLGVLAIAVLIGLSAFFSSSEIAMFNLPKHRLEGMIEDDIPGADLVKGLKDDPHRLLVTILVGNNIVNIAMSSIATAILSIHFGGLVGVLLATFGITALVLLFGESVPKSYAVENAETWSIRIARPLKATEYLLFPLIVLFDYLTRQINRLIGSTGAIESPYVTRDEIQEMIESGEREGVLEEEEHEMLTRIFRFNNTIVKEVMTPRLDMTAVPKDADIDEAIETCIQSGHARIPVYEGSLDNVQGVVHIRDLVRDLNYGETGNDELELADLIQPTLHVPESKNVDELLTEMRENRMHMAIVIDEFGTTEGLVTMEDMIEEIIGEILEGGEEQPIEEIDDETVLVRGEVNIEDVNEALDIDLPEGQEFETIAGFIFNRAGRLVEEGEEITYDGVRITVEDVENTRIMMARLTKLEAEATESDEDESLEEEPDAGDVTDSPLE, from the coding sequence ATGGCGTTGTCTCCGCTGTTCGCCGTTCCGTTGGCTGCCTACGAGGTTCCAGTTGTGGGTATCGGGTTCGACCAGTCCATAGTGACGACCCTCGGTGTGCTCGCAATTGCCGTCCTCATCGGGCTCTCGGCGTTTTTCTCCTCGTCCGAGATTGCGATGTTCAACCTGCCGAAACACCGCCTCGAGGGGATGATCGAAGACGATATCCCCGGCGCTGACCTGGTCAAAGGGCTTAAGGACGATCCTCACCGGCTTCTCGTGACGATTCTGGTCGGCAACAACATCGTCAACATCGCGATGTCATCGATCGCAACGGCGATTCTGTCGATCCACTTCGGGGGGCTGGTCGGCGTCTTGCTGGCGACGTTCGGGATCACTGCGCTCGTCCTCCTGTTCGGCGAGAGCGTCCCCAAGTCCTACGCCGTCGAGAACGCGGAGACATGGTCGATTCGTATCGCGAGGCCGCTGAAGGCCACGGAGTATCTCCTCTTTCCGTTGATCGTCCTCTTCGATTACCTCACACGACAGATCAACAGGCTCATCGGATCGACGGGAGCGATTGAGTCGCCGTACGTCACTCGCGACGAGATTCAGGAGATGATCGAGTCCGGCGAGCGCGAGGGCGTCTTAGAGGAGGAGGAACACGAGATGCTCACGCGTATCTTCCGCTTTAACAACACCATCGTCAAGGAGGTGATGACGCCGCGACTCGACATGACGGCGGTTCCGAAAGACGCCGATATCGACGAAGCGATCGAGACCTGTATCCAGAGCGGCCACGCCCGGATTCCGGTCTACGAGGGCAGCCTCGACAACGTTCAGGGGGTTGTCCACATTCGTGACCTCGTGCGTGATCTCAACTACGGTGAAACCGGCAACGACGAACTCGAGCTCGCGGACCTCATCCAGCCGACGCTGCACGTCCCCGAGTCCAAGAACGTTGACGAACTGCTAACGGAAATGCGGGAAAACCGGATGCACATGGCGATCGTCATCGACGAGTTCGGCACCACCGAGGGGCTGGTGACGATGGAAGACATGATCGAGGAGATCATCGGCGAAATCTTAGAGGGCGGCGAGGAACAGCCGATCGAGGAGATCGATGACGAAACCGTCCTCGTCCGCGGCGAGGTCAACATCGAGGACGTCAACGAGGCCCTCGACATCGATCTACCCGAGGGTCAGGAGTTCGAGACCATCGCCGGCTTCATCTTCAACCGCGCGGGCCGCCTCGTCGAAGAGGGCGAAGAGATTACCTACGACGGTGTCCGCATCACCGTCGAAGACGTCGAAAACACCCGGATCATGATGGCCCGGTTGACGAAACTCGAGGCGGAAGCGACCGAGTCCGACGAGGACGAGTCGCTTGAAGAAGAACCCGATGCTGGCGACGTGACAGATAGTCCGCTCGAGTAG
- a CDS encoding glutathione S-transferase N-terminal domain-containing protein: MSETAEPPITFYRLQGCPYCERVTRLLNEYDLAYRSRFVEPMHSERDIVKRVAGVRTVPVIVDENTGVTMAESANIVGYLESTYGEGDRPDAAAAGAGGDD; this comes from the coding sequence ATGAGCGAGACCGCCGAACCACCGATCACGTTCTATCGGCTCCAGGGCTGTCCGTACTGCGAGCGGGTCACCCGGCTGTTGAACGAGTACGACCTCGCATACCGATCGCGGTTCGTCGAACCGATGCACTCCGAACGCGACATCGTCAAACGCGTCGCCGGCGTCCGGACCGTTCCCGTCATCGTCGACGAGAACACTGGCGTCACGATGGCGGAAAGCGCCAACATCGTAGGCTATCTCGAGTCAACCTACGGCGAGGGCGACCGTCCCGACGCGGCCGCCGCGGGCGCGGGAGGTGACGACTGA
- a CDS encoding redoxin domain-containing protein, whose protein sequence is MPDFEVVELGPTDHPEPGEEAPEFTRPLVTDEFWEDRTLSELVSEADSRTILVFTPMTGSFLAKYVWDELADRNWDDRAGQVVGVTASTPYSVKRFLDDNDYPFAFVSDPSNRVAESYGVDHDLDGMTGISEPRVAFFALDDDRTVEGAWVATDWPDFPDYDDLEAELGLE, encoded by the coding sequence ATGCCGGACTTCGAGGTCGTCGAACTCGGTCCGACGGACCACCCCGAACCCGGCGAAGAGGCACCCGAGTTCACCCGACCGCTCGTCACCGACGAGTTCTGGGAGGACCGAACCCTCTCGGAACTCGTCAGCGAGGCCGACAGCCGAACGATCCTCGTCTTCACCCCGATGACAGGTTCCTTCCTCGCCAAGTACGTCTGGGACGAACTCGCGGACCGAAACTGGGACGACCGCGCAGGGCAGGTCGTCGGCGTCACGGCCTCGACCCCCTACAGCGTCAAACGATTCCTCGACGACAACGACTATCCGTTCGCGTTTGTCTCTGATCCGAGCAACAGGGTCGCGGAGTCCTACGGCGTCGACCACGATCTCGACGGGATGACCGGTATCAGCGAACCACGCGTCGCCTTCTTCGCGCTCGACGACGATCGCACAGTCGAGGGCGCGTGGGTCGCCACCGACTGGCCCGACTTCCCCGACTACGACGACCTCGAGGCGGAACTCGGCCTCGAGTGA
- a CDS encoding class I adenylate-forming enzyme family protein, with protein sequence MTLSLARRAEQFPDRTAVVDISEQRLYAPAETIHEDRVSYDELSTIATRTAERLAALDIGPGDTVCLVTRNRVAALALFFACRRLGATFAPISHLLTPASVERPFDVLEPDIVVSEAAQRDLVRSIPFDRAVTLEELADADRADINVDGQPSGANPVLAIHGDSGRPITGYSADTIERNCETGVSVWGLAANDTVPLTTRLSAVDGLVRVALSVLYVGGTLLLDRAFDPGDATTAIVEEEATLLFGRETVLRDIAAESDFDAAADSIERAICEAPVEDDVIAAYRDRDVPVTQVYGRLECPTALSQEFETDADSTGANTDGTSVGRPVPGCRTRLVDEDGTVLEGQADGRLRLSGPMVADGYVSGAGTDDENWYEPAELESADDDETEDRGRFTDDWFDTGDQFRRDEAGVYYRR encoded by the coding sequence GTGACCCTCTCGTTGGCTCGACGGGCCGAACAGTTCCCGGATCGGACGGCGGTCGTCGATATCTCCGAGCAGCGGCTGTACGCGCCCGCGGAGACGATTCACGAGGATCGAGTCTCCTACGACGAACTGTCGACGATCGCGACGCGGACGGCAGAGCGACTCGCGGCGCTGGACATCGGTCCCGGGGACACTGTCTGTCTCGTTACGCGAAACCGGGTCGCCGCGCTCGCATTGTTTTTCGCCTGTCGGCGGCTCGGTGCGACGTTCGCGCCGATCTCGCACCTGCTGACGCCGGCGTCCGTCGAGCGCCCCTTCGACGTCCTCGAGCCTGATATCGTCGTCTCGGAGGCGGCCCAGCGCGATCTGGTACGATCGATCCCCTTCGACCGGGCAGTGACGCTCGAGGAATTGGCTGACGCGGACCGCGCCGATATCAACGTCGACGGGCAGCCGTCAGGAGCGAATCCGGTGCTGGCCATCCACGGCGATTCGGGCCGCCCGATCACCGGCTACTCGGCCGATACTATCGAACGCAACTGCGAAACGGGTGTCTCGGTGTGGGGGCTCGCCGCGAACGATACCGTTCCGCTTACCACGCGACTGTCGGCCGTGGACGGTCTCGTTCGGGTTGCGCTGTCGGTGCTGTACGTCGGGGGAACGCTCCTGCTCGATCGGGCGTTCGACCCCGGCGACGCCACGACCGCGATCGTTGAGGAGGAAGCGACGCTCCTGTTTGGCCGAGAGACTGTCCTCCGCGATATTGCGGCCGAGTCCGACTTCGACGCGGCCGCCGATTCGATCGAGCGGGCAATCTGTGAGGCCCCGGTCGAAGACGACGTGATCGCAGCGTACCGGGACCGCGATGTCCCAGTCACGCAGGTCTATGGCCGCCTCGAGTGTCCGACCGCCCTGAGTCAGGAGTTCGAGACCGACGCCGATTCGACCGGAGCCAACACTGACGGAACCAGTGTCGGCCGACCGGTTCCAGGCTGTCGCACCCGATTAGTCGACGAGGACGGCACCGTTCTCGAGGGCCAAGCGGACGGCCGACTCCGGCTTTCGGGGCCAATGGTCGCCGACGGCTACGTCAGCGGTGCCGGTACTGACGACGAGAACTGGTACGAACCGGCCGAACTCGAGAGCGCCGACGACGACGAGACCGAGGACCGCGGTCGATTCACGGACGACTGGTTCGATACAGGTGACCAGTTCCGCCGGGACGAGGCGGGAGTCTATTACCGCCGGTGA
- a CDS encoding type 1 glutamine amidotransferase yields the protein MDQLRVAVLNAAHRDENTTRNFRRELDASLAEFDATDGTVPDDFDYDGAVVTGSRSSVYWDDDWMAPVKKWVGDAIDRGIPFLGVCWGHQLLADVLGGTVADMGAYEVGYSEIEQTADSRLFDGIDDTFTAFTSHSDAVAALPSGAEPLAENDYSNHGFRKDRVFGVQFHPEYDMRTARELVHRKELSDERLESILGEITEANYREACEAKLVFDNFLEFVRNVKRVDTAADASASVGRSD from the coding sequence ATGGATCAACTCCGAGTCGCCGTCCTAAACGCGGCTCACCGGGACGAGAACACGACACGGAACTTCCGGCGCGAACTCGACGCCTCGCTGGCGGAGTTCGACGCCACCGACGGCACGGTACCGGACGACTTCGACTACGATGGAGCCGTCGTCACCGGCTCCCGGTCGTCGGTCTACTGGGACGACGACTGGATGGCACCGGTCAAGAAGTGGGTCGGTGACGCAATCGATCGCGGAATCCCCTTCCTCGGCGTCTGTTGGGGCCACCAGCTACTGGCCGACGTCCTCGGCGGCACCGTCGCCGACATGGGCGCCTATGAGGTTGGCTACAGCGAGATCGAGCAGACCGCCGACTCGCGGCTGTTCGACGGCATCGACGACACCTTTACCGCCTTCACCAGCCACTCCGACGCAGTCGCTGCTCTTCCGTCCGGTGCCGAGCCTCTCGCGGAGAACGACTACTCCAACCACGGCTTCCGCAAGGATCGGGTCTTCGGCGTCCAGTTTCACCCTGAGTATGACATGCGAACCGCCCGCGAACTCGTCCACCGCAAGGAACTCTCCGACGAACGCCTCGAGTCGATCCTCGGCGAGATCACCGAGGCGAACTACCGCGAGGCCTGCGAGGCGAAACTCGTCTTCGACAACTTCCTTGAGTTCGTTCGTAACGTGAAGCGGGTCGATACCGCTGCCGACGCGTCGGCTTCGGTCGGGCGTTCTGACTAG